DNA from Aquaspirillum sp. LM1:
CTGTCTCGCTCCGCCTTGCCGGAGCGCAGCCATGAACACCCCGCCCGACCCGCTGCACCGGTTGGGGCACAAAACCGTCGCCCGGCTGGCTGCGCTGGGCGTGCACAGCCACGCCGATCTGGCCGCCCAGGGCGCAGTGGCGGTGTTTTTGCAGCTTAAAGCCCATGGCCACACCGTGGCGCGCACCCTGCTGTGGGCCTTGCATGGCTGTATTGTCGGCTGCCATGGCAGCGCACTGGATGCCGACACCCGCGCCCGGCTGTGGCAGGCGGCGCACACCGCCCCGCTGCCGCCGCCCCCACTCGACCAGGCCGATGCCGAGCATTGGATGCGCCAGGCCCTGCTGCTGGCCAGCCAGGCGGCGCAGCAGGGCGAAGTGCCGGTCGGGGCGCTGGTGGTGCGCGATGGCCAGATGGTTGGCCAGGGCTTTAACCAGCCGATTGGCCGCCACGACCCCAGCGCTCACGCCGAGATGCTGGCGCTGCGCGATGCAGCACAGCGGCTGGGCAACTACCGGCTGGATGGCTGCAGCCTGTATGTCACCCTGGAACCATGCCCAATGTGCGCCGGAGCCATCCAGCACGCGCGGATAGCCCGGCTGGTGTACGCGGCTGCCGACCCCAAAACCGGTGCCGCTGGCAGCGTGATCGACCTGTTTGCCCATCCCCGGCTTAACCATCACACCCAGGTGTACGCCGGCATTCTGGCCGATAATGCCGGCGCGCTGTTGTCCGGCTTTTTTCGCGCCCGCCGCGCCGGCCACGCCTTTCCGAGCCCAGAACATGCCCATTCTGATTGAACTTGACCGCCAGCAGCTGACGCTGAGTGATGAGCAGGGCCATGTGCTCAGCCGCTATCCGATTTCTTCTGCCGAACGAGGGGCTGGCGAGCAGCGCGGCAGTTATCAGACGCCGCGTGGCCGGCATATCATCCGCGCCAAGATCGGCGCACACGCCCCACGCGCGGCAGTGTTTGTGGGCCGGCGCTGGACGGGCGAGTGCTGCACGGCAGAAGCCTGGGCCGCGCAGCCGCAACGTGACTGGATTCTCAGCCGGATTTTATGGCTGTCCGGCTGTGAGCCGGGACGTAACCGCCTGGGGGAAGTGGACACCATGCGCCGCTATATCTATATCCATGGCACCCCGGATGCCGTCGCACTGGGTGTTCCCGGCTCGCATGGCTGCATCCGCATGCATAACGACGATGTGATTGCGCTGTTTGATCAGGTCTATCCCGGCATGCCGGTGAATATTATTGAACAGGGTGAGGAGCCGACATGACGCTGCCCCGTATTCTGTTATGGCTGACGCTGGCTGGCCTGAGCCATGTTGCCCTGGCTGCCAGCGAACCTGCCCCCGCAGAGACAGATTGGGCACACTGGCTGTCTGGACAGCAGCAAACCACGCTGCACCCAGCCTGGCCCAATCCGCGCACGCCAGGTGCGCCGTGGATCAAGGTGGGCGTGCGCTCGCAGACGCTCAGCGTGTTTGATGAAGCTGGCGTGCTGATTCAGCGTTATCCGGTTTCCACTGCCAGGCGCGGGGTAGGCGAAGTGCAGAACAGCTACCAGACGCCGCGTGGCTGGCACCGAATTTGCGAGAAAATTGGCGATCAGGCTCCAGCAGATACCATTATTTTCCGGCGCGAAGTCACTCCGTGGAAATATACCCCGGAACTCCACGCCGAATATCCCAACAAAGACTGGATATTGACCCGGATTCTGTGGCTATGTGGCCAGGAACCAGGCCTGAACCAGGGCAACCGTGACGATGGCGCTTTGGTAGACAGTTATGCCCGCTATATCTATATCCATGGAGCAGGCGGGCATGTTCAGATGGGTGCGCCCACGTCGCTGGGCTGTGTGCGCATGACAAGTGATGCCGTCATCGACCTGTACCAACGGGCACCGGTGGGCATGGAGGTGCTGATTGATGAACAGGGTTAAGGTGATATCCCGCTGGCTGCTGTGCCTGGGGCTGTGTACGCTGGCCTGGCCGGTCTGGGCAGCCGCCCCGGCGCTGGGCGAATACGCCCCCGGCTTCCGGCTGGCCGACCAGCATGGGGTCAGCCGCGACCTGCAGGAATTTCGTGGTCGCTGGCTGGTGCTGTATTTTTATCCGAAAGACCAGACACAGGGGTGCACCGAGCAGGCATGCAGTTTTCGCGATGACTTTGTCAAAATCAAGCTGCTGGGGGCAGAAGTGGTTGGCATCAGCCTGGATAGCCGGGAAAGCCATGCCCAGTTTGCCCAGAAATATCTGCTGCCGTTCCCGCTGCTGAGTGACCCCGACGGCACGGTGGCCAGCCGCTATGGCGCGCTGACCAATCTGCTGGTACTGAAGTTTGCCCGCCGGCATACCTTTCTGATTGATCCACAGGGCCGGATTGCCCAGCGCTACACCGATCTGGACACCGCCACCTACGCCAGCCGCATCGTCAAGGATCTGACCACGCTGACCCGCAAGCCGGCCCCCTGACCTTCTTGTGCGGCAGGCCTTCCCGGCTCATCGGAAACAGCCTGCTGCTTGCTTGCCCATTGCCATGCATATTGAAATCAATACTCCCGCCCTGTTGTTTCCAGCCATCTCGCTGCTGCTGCTGGCGTACACCAACCGCTTTCTCGGCCTGTCCAGCACCATCCGCTCAC
Protein-coding regions in this window:
- the tadA gene encoding tRNA adenosine(34) deaminase TadA; translation: MNTPPDPLHRLGHKTVARLAALGVHSHADLAAQGAVAVFLQLKAHGHTVARTLLWALHGCIVGCHGSALDADTRARLWQAAHTAPLPPPPLDQADAEHWMRQALLLASQAAQQGEVPVGALVVRDGQMVGQGFNQPIGRHDPSAHAEMLALRDAAQRLGNYRLDGCSLYVTLEPCPMCAGAIQHARIARLVYAAADPKTGAAGSVIDLFAHPRLNHHTQVYAGILADNAGALLSGFFRARRAGHAFPSPEHAHSD
- a CDS encoding L,D-transpeptidase; translation: MTLPRILLWLTLAGLSHVALAASEPAPAETDWAHWLSGQQQTTLHPAWPNPRTPGAPWIKVGVRSQTLSVFDEAGVLIQRYPVSTARRGVGEVQNSYQTPRGWHRICEKIGDQAPADTIIFRREVTPWKYTPELHAEYPNKDWILTRILWLCGQEPGLNQGNRDDGALVDSYARYIYIHGAGGHVQMGAPTSLGCVRMTSDAVIDLYQRAPVGMEVLIDEQG
- a CDS encoding peroxiredoxin, producing the protein MNRVKVISRWLLCLGLCTLAWPVWAAAPALGEYAPGFRLADQHGVSRDLQEFRGRWLVLYFYPKDQTQGCTEQACSFRDDFVKIKLLGAEVVGISLDSRESHAQFAQKYLLPFPLLSDPDGTVASRYGALTNLLVLKFARRHTFLIDPQGRIAQRYTDLDTATYASRIVKDLTTLTRKPAP
- a CDS encoding L,D-transpeptidase, which translates into the protein MPILIELDRQQLTLSDEQGHVLSRYPISSAERGAGEQRGSYQTPRGRHIIRAKIGAHAPRAAVFVGRRWTGECCTAEAWAAQPQRDWILSRILWLSGCEPGRNRLGEVDTMRRYIYIHGTPDAVALGVPGSHGCIRMHNDDVIALFDQVYPGMPVNIIEQGEEPT